The Pieris napi chromosome 21, ilPieNapi1.2, whole genome shotgun sequence genome contains a region encoding:
- the LOC125060102 gene encoding transcription elongation factor B polypeptide 3-like, with the protein MASVLDLIKHCQHAIEKYCNDEQKILKCIDKLFHLNVTVQHLQETGVGRTVNALRKEPGDVGQAARALVYKWKLMVASEESDQETDNNETSKYNGHDDGNSNGNHRSKYKQEKYETESKQEDKSHRHMNGDHNRNKRKYHSSEEDEPDGKKSKHSQNKENSYKIKTEPKSDKSESESEESSDSGSDSDTSNSSDNEKVDYKKIKQEKIDQYKSPPSKHSSSHSHRNKSSSGSDKEKLLEKHSKYSSESSKHSSSKDRSQSSHRHSSKETKERDQYKEKKEKFSEKDRLQKETPSDKEKPKESSSKHSKSNNHKDEKEKSSKSKLHDKERLSEKEKRPDKEKKHSESSKHSPDKHKSSEEKREKSTSKSDKHSEKDKHRSSKEKNKSENESKEKSKESKEKSKDKSSSSKDREHKDKKSSSSDVTKDRKKSKSDKSDSSRSDSSRKDKHKSSSKNNDIPKKKTDESNGDSDGIGCESGASFAEALGMVSPVKSKKKQIKETHSPSSFNGDLSPASLLAPDAKLAPLPNIEISALPEISPNYKPRPPPKFLPHFDDMDLSTVMSSKNQRTKVYSGNKVIGKIPSLYEMCVTVLQEHIDALEYTGGVPYEILKPVVDRATPQQLFMLEHFNPYLMEDTDHLWQNFCIKHFRNKKRMEMETWREMYMRCQEEQEIKLKSLTENIKIAQEAKKAPIKQTKMAYVDTVVKPPRSIARKQAQHGTAFAATASPAARVASLASGPNVLKGGRPTPVTTLSPFVKPKKAPLMQKALQFMRGRKR; encoded by the exons ATGGCGTCTGTActagatttaattaaacactGTCAACATGCGattgaaaaatattgcaaTGATGAACAGAAA ATTTTAAAGTGCATAGATAAGTTGTTTCACCTTAATGTGACAGTGCAGCACCTTCAGGAAACTGGTGTAGGCCGAACTGTTAATGCTCTTCGTAAAGAACCTGGAGATGTTGGCCAGGCTGCCAGAGCACTTGTGTACAAATGGAAGCTAATGGTTGCTTCTGAAGAGAGTGACCAGGAAACAGATAATAATGAAA CATCAAAATACAATGGTCACGACGATGGAAATTCAAATGGCAACCATAGATCAAAATACAAACAAGAAAAATATGAAACTGAGTCAAAACAAGAGGATAAATCACATAGACACATGAATGGTGACCACAATCGTAATAAGAGAAAATATCATAGTAGTGAG gAAGATGAACCAGATGGTAAAAAGTCCAAACATAgtcaaaacaaagaaaatagttataaaattaaaacagagCCTAAGTCCGATAAATCTGAAAGTGAAAGTGAAGAATCCTCTGACTCTGGCAGTGACAGTGACACATCAAATTCATCAGATAATGAAAAAGttgactataaaaaaatcaaacaagaAAAAATAGACCAATATAAATCTCCACCAAGTAAACATTCTAGCAGCCATAGTCATAGAAATAAAAGTTCATCAGGGTCTGACAAGGAAAAGTTGTTGGAAAAACATTCTAAATATAGTTCTGAAAGTTCTAAACACTCTTCATCAAAGGATAGATCTCAAAGCTCACATAGACACAGTtcaaaagaaacaaaagaaagggaccaatataaagaaaaaaaggaaAAGTTCTCTGAGAAAGATAGACTACAGAAGGAAACACCCTCAGATAAAGAAAAACCTAAAGAATCATCAAGCAAACACAGCAAATCTAATAACCATAAGGATGAAAAAGAAAAGTCAAGTAAAAGTAAGTTGCATGACAAAGAGAGGTTATCTGAAAAAGAGAAAAGACCagataaagaaaagaaacATTCTGAATCCTCAAAACATAGCCCAGACAAACATAAATCAAGTGAAGAAAAGAGGGAAAAATCTACAAGTAAATCAGATAAACATTCTGAAAAGGACAAGCATAGATCTAGTAAGGAAAAGAATAAATCGGAAAATGaatcaaaagaaaaaagtaaagaaagtaaagaaaaatcaaaAGATAAATCTAGTTCCTCAAAAGATAGAGAGCATAAGGATAAGAAATCATCATCAAGTGATGTAACTAAAGATAGAAAGAAGTCTAAAAGTGATAAAAGTGACAGCAGTCGAAGTGACAGTAGTCGAAAAGATAAACATAAGTCTAgtagtaaaaataatgatatacCAAAGAAAAAAACTGATGAGAGTAATGGTGATAGTGACGGCATTGGCTGTGAATCag GTGCCAGTTTCGCTGAGGCCCTTGGCATGGTGAGTCCAGTGAAATCCAAAAAGAAACAAATCAAAGAAACACACTCACCTAGTTCCTTTAATGGTGAT CTCAGCCCAGCTTCTTTGCTGGCTCCAGATGCAAAATTGGCTCCTCTACCAAACATTGAAATTTCGGCTCTACCTGAGATATCACCGAACTATAAGCCGAGACCGCCTCCCAAGTTTCTCCCACATTTCGATGATATGGATTTAAGTACTGTTATGTCTTCGAAGAACCAAAG AACAAAAGTTTACTCTGGAAATAAGGTGATAGGGAAAATACCTTCGCTGTATGAAATGTGTGTTACAGTCCTTCAAGAACACATTGATG CTCTGGAATACACTGGTGGTGTGCCATATGAGATATTGAAACCAGTTGTGGATAGAGCGACTCCCCAACAGCTCTTTATGTTGGAGCACTTTAATCCCTATCTTATGGAGGACACTGACCATTTGTGGCAGAATTTCTGTATAAAGCATTTCAGGAATAAGAAACGAATGGAGATGGAGACGTGGCGGGAGATGTATATG cGCTGTCAAGAAGAGCAAGAAATCAAACTAAAATCCCTGACggagaatataaaaatagcccAAGAAGCAAAAAAGGCGCCAATCAAACAGACAAAGATGGCGTACGTCGATACAGTTGTCAAACCACCGCGAAGTATTGCCAGGAAACAA GCGCAGCACGGAACAGCATTTGCTGCAACTGCAAGTCCTGCAGCAAGAGTAGCATCATTGGCCTCTGGCCCAAACGTACTGAAGGGCGGAAGACCTACCCCAGTTACAACACTATCTCCCTTCGTGAAACCTAAAAAAGCACCCTTAATGCAAAAAGCCCTCCAATTCATGAGGGGAAGAAAACGGTGA
- the LOC125060103 gene encoding protein ALP1-like translates to MRLLVFIILYYLWKKRQRRRRIQVHPYNATRLLRGAFSTSFADLREHSDKFFKHFRLSITTFDELLCKIEHNLKRSSLRRAPIEPVEKLAITLRFLATGNTYSDLHVTYRMGVTTISKIVKEVCCEIWEKLREECIPQPTTQMWQRISAEFEMYANFPNCCGAIDGKHIRIVNPAGGGSMFYNYKHFYSIVLLAMCDANYCFTYVNIGSCGKNSDSTIFQNSVLFQQLERNNLRLPAPKYLQGSNIVAPHIIIGDGAFGISNYVMKPYLRNDMSHKQKIFNYRLSRARRYIECTFGILSNKFRVFHTPMNVSFSNAKTIVKACCVLHNFIRVRDGYNGNDLLSISGLIDMNLQPVSRTGNTLREVFADYFISPAGSVSWQDRQIF, encoded by the exons ATGAGACTTCTcgtatttattatactatattacTTATGGAAAAAAAGGCAACGACGACGACGTATACAAGTACATCCTTACAATGCCACTAGATTGCTGAGAGGCGCGTTCTCTACATCGTTTGCGGATTTAAGAGAACATAGTGacaagttctttaaacattttcgTCTGTCTATAACAACATTTGATGAATTACTCTGCAAGAtagaacataatttaaaaagatcaaGTTTACGTCGAGCACCTATAGAACCAGTTGAAAAGTTGGCGATTACCTTAAG attcTTAGCTACTGGGAACACTTACTCCGATCTACATGTCACATACAGAATGGGCGTTACTACTATAAGCAAAATCGTCAAGGAAGTTTGCTGTGAGATATGGGAAAAACTACGCGAAGAATGCATTCCTCAACCGACAACGCAAATGTGGCAACGTATTAGTGCAGAGTTTGAGATGTATGCAAACTTTCCTAACTGTTGTGGGGCAATAGATGGTAAACATATACGCATAGTTAATCCCGCAGGTGGAGGGTCAATGttttacaattacaaacatttttattctattgtccttctggcaatgtgcgaTGCCAACTATTGCTTTACTTATGTCAACATTGGTTCTTGTGGGAAAAACTCTGATTCCACCATATTCCAAAACAGTGTACTATTTCAACAGTtagaaagaaataatttaaggtTACCGGCTCCAAAGTACCTGCAAGGATCTAATATTGTGGCACCTCATATAATAATTGGTGATGGTGCATTTGGCATATCGAACTATGTGATGAAACCTTATCTTCGAAATGATATGAGCCACAAACAGAAGATATTCAATTACCGTCTAAGTCGTGCCAGAAGGTACATAGAATGTACATTTGGAATATTATCAAACAAGTTTAGAGTGTTTCACACTCCAATGAACGTGAGCTTCTCCAACGCAAAAACTATAGTTAAAGCTTGTTGCGtattacacaattttatcAGAGTGCGAGACGGCTACAATGGAAATGACTTATTAAGCATTAGTGGTTTGATTGACATGAATCTTCAGCCAGTTTCTAGAACAGGAAACACACTACGCGAAGTGTTTGCCGATTACTTTATATCGCCTGCTGGCAGTGTTTCGTGGCAAGACAGACAAATATTCTAG
- the LOC125060104 gene encoding uncharacterized serine-rich protein C215.13-like yields the protein MRTVVAKMNANYIDTGRLIEEVRFRPLLWDPSNELYKNKDAKNKAWEEVGEAIFGENYIKKDKDKLLRQRWKSARDGYFKTKANMKKAPSGSGAKTVTKYIYFKELNFLDRITENEVSESMYNINEQSSSSETIAHVVNNDEISGSSQNSSTPVADQDKPTWTRKRKHERVQENSAFEKKLVDLLDKNMPDISSDDLSFFNSLGPILKSFNSYKKLLFRAKVLQIAMDLSAPTSSGTTSTSNILSPEHNSNSTTTSTTNHSNDTTTQRGYQSASQYYTVMSPENDSNSSVMCATNSSYFSNQTLPVNESMSSTTTQQGYQTANQYDPHSTVNNSVQQSCEEIQHFPNIASENDNFY from the exons ATGCGAATTATATCGATACGGGTCGATTGATTGAAGAAGTTCGCTTTCGACCGTTGCTGTGGGATCCATCGAAcgaattatacaaaaacaaagacGCAAAAAATAAGGCTTGGGAAGAAGTTGGAGAAGCAATCTTTGGAGAAAATTACATAAAGAAAGACAAag ataAGCTTTTACGTCAAAGATGGAAATCTGCAAGAGATGGATATTTCAAAACCAAAGCTAATATGAAAAAAGCACCATCTGGTAGCGGGGCAAAAACCgttacaaaatacatttatttcaaagaaTTAAACTTTCTTGATCGTATCACTGAAAACGAAGTTTCAGAATCTATGTACAACATTAATGAACAATCAAGTTCATCTGAAACAATAGCTCACGTAGTAAATAACGACGAAATTTCTGGCTCTTCTCAAAACAGTTCTACTCCGGTGGCTGACCAAGATAAACCAACATGGACTCGGAAGAGGAAACATGAACGGGTACAAGAGAACTCCGCGTTTGAGAAAAAGTTGGTAGATTTGTTAGACAAAAATATGCCAGACATAAGCTCTGACGATTtgtcattttttaattctctAGGTCCAATACTAAAATCTTTTAACagttataaaaaactattatttcgTGCCAAAGTATTGCAAATCGCCATGGATCTCTCCGCGCCAACTTCAAGTGGCACTACGTCGACGTCCAACATCTTGTCACCAGAACATAACTCAAATTCTACTACAACATCAACAACCAATCATTCTAATGATACTACTACGCAACGAGGTTATCAATCAGCAAGTCAATATTACACCGTCATGTCACCAGAAAATGATTCTAATTCTTCTGTAATGTGTGCAACCAATTCATCATATTTTTCAAACCAAACGCTACCAGTCAACGAATCAATGTCTAGTACCACCACTCAGCAAGGCTATCAAACAGCAAATCAATATGATCCTCATTCAACAGTCAATAATTCTGTTCAGCAAAGCTGTGAAGAAATACAGCACTTTCCAAATATTGCATCAGAAAACGacaatttctattaa